The proteins below come from a single Phycisphaerae bacterium genomic window:
- a CDS encoding efflux RND transporter periplasmic adaptor subunit → MLITDSFTRISLLGFLAAGLNVLRCNTQEAPPRPQGPPEVAVATMSPEPIELITELPGRVWPYLVAEVRPQVSGIIQKRLFEEGSDVRAGDVLYQIDAAPYEAAYSRAKAALAAAEANLPAVKARVERYKNALAERAVSRQDYDEAVAALEQARATIELRRAEVESARIDLSYTPIKAPISGRIGKSNITVGALVTAHQPTPLATIQQIDPIYVDVTQSTAELLRLKQGMETGRLSKDDENQRRVRLRLEDGTPYPLDGTLQFRDVTVDPSTGSFILRIVFPNPEHLLLPGMFVRALVREGIVQNAILVPQQAVSRDHKGNPVALIVDAEGKVQQKTLAADRAIGNKWLVSSGLEPGDRVIVEGLQKVRPGMPVKTVPFDAGQNDGLAEQGVQSAPSAN, encoded by the coding sequence ATGCTGATAACGGATTCTTTCACACGAATAAGCCTCTTGGGCTTCCTCGCCGCAGGCTTGAACGTGCTGCGCTGCAATACACAAGAGGCACCGCCTCGGCCGCAAGGCCCGCCCGAAGTCGCGGTTGCTACCATGTCCCCGGAACCGATCGAGTTGATTACCGAGCTGCCGGGCCGCGTATGGCCTTACTTGGTGGCCGAGGTCCGTCCCCAAGTGAGCGGCATTATCCAGAAGCGACTATTCGAGGAGGGAAGCGACGTCCGAGCAGGGGACGTGTTGTACCAGATCGACGCGGCTCCTTACGAGGCGGCTTACAGCCGGGCCAAGGCCGCACTCGCGGCGGCCGAGGCAAATCTCCCTGCCGTCAAGGCTCGGGTGGAACGCTACAAGAACGCTTTGGCCGAACGAGCGGTCAGCCGGCAGGATTATGACGAAGCGGTTGCCGCCTTGGAACAGGCTCGGGCCACGATCGAGCTGCGCAGGGCGGAGGTCGAGAGCGCCCGCATCGATTTGTCGTATACGCCGATTAAAGCGCCGATTTCGGGGCGCATCGGCAAATCGAACATTACCGTTGGCGCACTGGTCACGGCCCATCAGCCGACTCCGCTCGCGACGATCCAGCAGATCGACCCCATTTACGTCGACGTAACTCAGTCCACCGCTGAACTCCTTCGTCTCAAGCAAGGCATGGAAACCGGCAGACTCAGCAAGGATGACGAGAATCAAAGAAGAGTGCGCCTGCGATTGGAGGACGGAACCCCGTATCCACTCGATGGCACGCTGCAATTCCGTGACGTGACCGTCGATCCATCGACCGGCTCCTTCATTCTTCGCATCGTGTTCCCCAATCCGGAGCATCTGCTCCTGCCGGGCATGTTCGTTCGGGCTCTCGTCAGGGAGGGGATTGTTCAGAACGCGATCCTCGTCCCGCAGCAAGCCGTCTCCCGTGATCACAAGGGGAATCCCGTGGCGCTGATCGTCGATGCGGAAGGCAAGGTTCAGCAGAAGACCCTCGCGGCCGACCGGGCCATCGGCAATAAGTGGCTGGTCTCCTCCGGCCTCGAGCCCGGCGATCGCGTGATCGTTGAAGGCCTCCAGAAAGTGCGGCCCGGCATGCCCGTCAAAACCGTGCCGTTCGATGCCGGTCAGAACGATGGTTTGGCGGAACAAGGCGTCCAGTCGGCCCCCAGCGCGAATTAA
- a CDS encoding glycoside hydrolase family 38 C-terminal domain-containing protein, which yields MSTSKRIGHYVASTHWDREWYEPFQDYRFRLVNLLDEVIDTMKTDPDFRYFQMDGQVITIEDYLEIRPEREAEIRQLAQSGRLKLGPWYVLPDEFLVSGESIIRNLQMGLRLAQRFGDPSRAGFLCDMFGHISQMPQILRGFGIDNAFLWRGVNEVTHGAMFRWQSPDGSEVIAYRFSPRSGYCAYAFRVRHGHEPDVIFDIETATKDFREYLDFETARCPTSAFLVFDGGDHMEIEPQTTTLLAEANKRFADVEIISSTLDAFVEDIRKECGRITKVFSGELRDPAVLGDEQWLIPGVLSSRVHLKQANARCETELCLWAEPFSVFAARTGRPYPEAFLNTAWRYLLQNHPHDSMCGCSIDQVHDDMLYRFNQSALIAAHVTRDALRHIAERVRLPEMGEKDIAVVVFNPCGEPIDGPVDLTLRFPECMDAVYQEWFGFEKKIGFRLYDADNRELPYQYVNQRQGRYGFRRPLRKFPVADVRHEVDVSVPLRVPAYGYTTIICRPVKEPTRYPGTLAVDDHTIENEFLKIGVNSNGTLVLTDKRTGQVYDRLLTLEDCADIGDGWYHGTAVNEQVFTSIGSSADIALTADGLCKATLTVRVTLNVPEQFQFGSKMARAGSLKPLIVVHHVTLRKGGDAVEVRTEVDNTVRDHRLRVLFPTGCKATTYLADQAFDVVERPIALRADNAKLKEMEVETKPQQTWTAVYDERRGLAVITVGLRESAVRDQPERPIALTLLRSFVRAVLTSGNEGGQIQGRHEFQYRIVPLSGRPDVARLCRMGQQLAAGVRAVQQEHRDIVGDREGGPAGRTLPASQAFLTVAGRDAVVTALYRRHPGEDASVRVFNPTTRPMEVAITMPGTRGQAKLTDFAGRTIAAAPREGDNVCVSLRPKQIATIQWIG from the coding sequence TTGTCTACATCGAAACGCATCGGACATTACGTGGCCAGCACGCACTGGGACCGCGAATGGTACGAACCCTTTCAGGACTATCGTTTTCGCCTGGTCAACCTGCTGGACGAAGTCATCGACACGATGAAGACCGATCCCGATTTCAGGTATTTCCAGATGGACGGGCAGGTCATCACGATCGAGGATTACCTGGAGATTCGGCCTGAGCGGGAGGCCGAGATTCGGCAACTGGCGCAATCCGGCCGTCTCAAGCTGGGACCCTGGTACGTTCTGCCGGATGAGTTCCTGGTGAGCGGCGAATCGATCATCCGCAATCTGCAGATGGGTTTGAGGTTGGCGCAGCGGTTCGGCGACCCATCGAGAGCGGGGTTTTTGTGCGACATGTTCGGCCACATTTCGCAGATGCCTCAGATCCTGCGCGGCTTCGGGATCGATAACGCCTTTCTCTGGCGAGGGGTTAACGAAGTGACCCACGGGGCGATGTTTCGCTGGCAGTCGCCGGACGGGAGCGAAGTGATCGCCTACCGGTTCAGCCCGCGCAGCGGTTACTGCGCCTACGCCTTCAGGGTACGACATGGTCACGAGCCCGACGTGATCTTCGACATCGAGACGGCGACAAAGGATTTCCGCGAGTATCTGGACTTTGAGACCGCCCGGTGCCCGACGAGCGCCTTTCTGGTCTTTGACGGCGGCGATCACATGGAGATCGAGCCGCAAACGACCACGCTGCTGGCCGAAGCCAACAAGCGGTTTGCCGATGTGGAGATCATCAGTTCGACTCTTGACGCGTTCGTGGAGGACATTCGCAAGGAGTGCGGCAGGATCACGAAGGTGTTTTCAGGGGAGCTGCGCGATCCGGCGGTGCTCGGCGACGAACAATGGCTGATCCCGGGGGTGCTCAGCAGCCGCGTTCATCTCAAGCAGGCCAATGCCCGGTGCGAAACCGAGTTATGCCTGTGGGCGGAGCCGTTCAGCGTTTTCGCCGCGCGCACGGGCCGCCCGTATCCGGAGGCGTTCCTCAACACCGCCTGGCGATACCTGCTCCAGAACCATCCGCACGATTCGATGTGCGGCTGCAGCATTGATCAGGTCCACGACGACATGCTTTACCGCTTCAATCAATCGGCATTGATCGCCGCCCACGTTACACGGGATGCGCTGCGTCACATTGCCGAGCGGGTCCGGCTCCCGGAGATGGGGGAGAAGGACATCGCCGTGGTGGTCTTCAATCCTTGCGGAGAGCCGATCGACGGACCGGTCGATCTGACGCTGCGGTTTCCCGAGTGCATGGACGCCGTCTATCAGGAGTGGTTCGGGTTCGAGAAGAAGATCGGTTTCAGGCTTTACGATGCCGACAACCGCGAACTGCCGTATCAATACGTCAATCAGCGCCAAGGGCGATACGGTTTCCGACGTCCGCTGCGCAAGTTCCCGGTAGCGGACGTCCGGCACGAAGTGGACGTGAGCGTTCCCTTGCGAGTGCCCGCATACGGCTACACCACCATCATCTGTCGGCCGGTCAAGGAGCCCACGCGCTATCCGGGCACACTGGCGGTCGACGACCATACGATCGAGAACGAGTTCCTCAAGATCGGCGTGAACTCCAATGGCACGCTGGTTCTGACCGACAAGAGAACGGGACAGGTCTATGACCGCCTGTTGACGCTCGAAGACTGTGCCGACATCGGAGACGGCTGGTATCACGGCACGGCAGTGAACGAACAGGTTTTCACCTCGATCGGTTCGTCGGCCGACATCGCCCTTACCGCCGACGGACTCTGCAAGGCGACACTGACCGTCCGGGTCACCCTCAACGTTCCGGAGCAGTTCCAGTTTGGCTCAAAGATGGCCCGCGCCGGGTCGTTGAAGCCGTTGATCGTCGTTCACCACGTGACGCTGCGCAAAGGCGGCGACGCGGTCGAGGTCCGCACCGAGGTGGATAACACCGTGCGCGATCACCGGTTACGGGTACTGTTCCCGACGGGCTGCAAGGCGACGACGTACCTGGCCGACCAGGCGTTTGACGTCGTGGAGCGCCCCATTGCTCTGCGGGCCGACAACGCGAAGCTGAAGGAGATGGAGGTCGAGACCAAGCCGCAACAGACCTGGACGGCCGTCTATGACGAGCGTCGGGGCCTTGCGGTGATCACCGTGGGCTTGCGCGAATCCGCGGTGCGCGACCAGCCTGAGCGGCCGATCGCTTTGACCTTGTTGCGTTCATTTGTCCGGGCGGTCCTGACCAGCGGCAACGAAGGCGGGCAGATCCAAGGGCGGCATGAGTTCCAGTACCGAATCGTACCGTTGTCAGGCAGACCTGACGTCGCCCGCCTGTGCCGCATGGGGCAGCAACTTGCCGCCGGCGTTCGGGCGGTGCAACAGGAGCACCGCGACATTGTTGGTGATCGGGAGGGCGGGCCGGCGGGGCGAACGCTGCCCGCCTCGCAAGCCTTCTTGACCGTGGCGGGACGGGACGCGGTGGTGACCGCTCTTTACCGCCGGCATCCGGGCGAGGATGCATCCGTTCGGGTCTTCAATCCGACCACCCGCCCGATGGAGGTTGCCATCACCATGCCCGGCACCCGGGGACAGGCGAAGCTCACCGATTTTGCGGGGAGGACGATCGCCGCAGCACCTCGTGAGGGAGACAACGTTTGCGTCAGTCTCAGGCCGAAGCAGATCGCCACGATTCAGTGGATCGGCTGA
- a CDS encoding prepilin-type N-terminal cleavage/methylation domain-containing protein, with protein sequence MGSGGRERRTVRRGVNLVELLLVVIIIGIIASIAIPRASRGSRITTEPELVNCLAILRMAIEEYAADHEGRFPGTNPDRTAGDPKLFADQLTKFTSVAGEVSETRTSIHRFGPYVHRRIPAVPVGTNKGSSQVAIDIDSLMPTVNLGNPAGWIYNPLTGDIIANAEGADETGLLYCNY encoded by the coding sequence ATGGGTTCGGGCGGAAGGGAAAGGCGGACGGTGCGCCGGGGGGTGAATCTGGTCGAGTTGCTCCTCGTTGTCATCATTATCGGCATCATCGCCTCGATAGCCATCCCGCGGGCCAGTCGCGGGTCACGCATCACGACTGAACCCGAGTTGGTCAACTGCCTGGCAATTCTGCGGATGGCGATTGAGGAGTATGCCGCGGATCATGAAGGGCGATTTCCAGGAACGAATCCGGATCGGACGGCCGGCGATCCGAAGCTCTTTGCCGACCAGTTGACGAAGTTCACGTCGGTCGCCGGCGAAGTATCGGAGACGCGGACTTCGATCCATCGATTCGGCCCGTACGTCCACCGCCGGATTCCGGCCGTTCCGGTGGGGACCAACAAGGGATCATCGCAGGTGGCCATCGATATCGACAGCTTGATGCCCACGGTGAATCTTGGCAACCCGGCCGGATGGATCTACAACCCCCTGACCGGCGACATCATCGCCAATGCTGAGGGGGCTGACGAGACAGGATTGCTGTACTGCAACTACTGA